The Paenibacillus yonginensis genome segment TGCTGCGCTCGACCAGCAGCGAATGATACCGGGTAGCCGTGAACGGAGAGGGGAGGCCGGCAAAGACGGACTTTCCTTCGTGAAAGATAGGCGAGGTTTTACCGTGCATAAGACGCTCCGCCCGGATCACGTTCCCGCCAAACGCCTGGCCGATGGCTTGATGCCCCAGGCAGACGCCGAAGATCGGAATTTCTCCCTTAAAGCGTTCAATCAACGCCAGGCTGATTCCCGCTTCATTGGGCGTACACGGTCCCGGAGAAATCAGAATGTGATCAGGGCTCAGCTTCTCAATCCCCGCAAGATCAATCTCGTCGTTCCGTTTCACTACGACTTCCTCGCCCAGCTCTCCTAAATACTGCACCAGGTTGTAGGTAAAAGAATCATAATTATCAATCACTAATATCATCTAAGCTCAGCTCCTCTAGTCTCTGGCCGTAACTGCCGATACACGGCTTAGCTCGCTGTAGCGAACCGCCGTCCGTGCCGCACGGGCCTTATTCTCGCATTCTCTGTACTCTCTATACGGATCGGAGTCAATGACAACCCCGGCTCCGGTCTGGATATGGCCATAACCGTCTTGTACAATCATAGTCCTGATGACAATATTTAAGTCCATATTTCCCTGATAGTCAATCCATCCGATCGAACCCGTATATGGTCCCCTCGTTACCGGTTCAAGCTCCTCAATGATTTCCATTGTCCGAACCTTGGGCGCGCCGGTAATCGTCCCGCCCGGAAAAGCGGCAGCAATAAGATCAAACAAGCTGTGCCCCTGTCCGAGTTCTCCCTCCACCTGCGAAACGAGATGCATGACATGAGAATAATATTCCACCTTCAGCAGTTCACTGACCTTAACCGTGCCATATGCAGCTACCCGGCCAAGATCGTTGCGTTCAAGATCAACAAGCATAATATGCTCGGCTCGTTCCTTCTCGCTTCCCAGCAGCTCGGCCGCCATGGCCGCATCTTCCTCGGCGTCTCTTCCCCGTCTCCGGGTTCCCGCGATCGGCCTTGCCCCCATTTGACCATCATGAAGACTGACCAGCAGCTCCGGAGAACCGGAGACCAGCTGAAACTCCGGGAACCGAAGCAGCCCCATATAAGGAGAAGGATTGACGATTCTGAACCATTCGTATAATTCCTCTGCAGAGGCCTGCAGCCTGCGCTGACGACGCATCGACAGGTTAACCTGAAATACATCTCCTGCGGCGATATAAGCCTGTATACGATGGACTGCAGCCTCGAATTCAGCCTGGCCGAACGAGGTCGTCCAGCCTTCTTCAGCCATCGGCGTACTTAGATCCCACTCCGGCGGAGAAGCCGCAAGCTGACGGCGGCTGCGGTTCACTTCCGAGTTCTCGGCTTGGCTGACAAGCTGCTCCCAATCGTCCAGCATCGCTTCGGCCCTGTTTATGGCCTGCTTGTAAAGCTGCTCCAGACGCAGCAAAACGGATGTTGAATCTTCCTGCAGAAGTTGGCCCCTTCCAGAAACGGGCACATGGATCAAAGCGTACACCTCTGCGGCCTCATGATCATAAATCCAGACCTCCTCCATCCGCATCCAGATATAATCATCCAGCTGCAGATCATCTTCGGCCTGCTGCGGAAGCTTCTCCAGGGAACGAGCAACATCGTAGCTTAGATATCCGACAAACCCTCCGCCGAATTTGGGCAGCCCTTTCAGCGCCGGAGCCCGGTAAGGGCGCATCCAGTTCTCCAGTACCTGGAGAGGTTGGCCCGACAAAACCTGCTTTTCGTTTTTTTCCACGTGAAACAATTCGGCGGAATCTCCTTTACCGCGCAGCACCTCTACGGGATGCGTCCCTGCCACCGTATATCGTCCGTCTTTGCCGCTCTCCAGCACAAAGGAATAAGGAGAAGCCGATTCCCACAGGCTTTCCCAGCTTTGCGGAAGCCGCCCGCCCGGCCGTTTAACGGCAACGGGAAGCAGGCTCCAGCCTTCTTCATACCCGCTTTTCCATTGATCCCATGTTGTTAGCACCGTGCCCATTTCGTCCTCCATCAACCCATTTCCTCGTCCTATTATTGTCTGCTAGTATACTAAACCGCTCCCGCCTTGACCAGCACTAATCCACCCTTTATAAAAAAACAACCCCGCCGCTCCTTTACAGGAACAGCGGGGCTGTATAAGAACGTTAACCTTAACCTTCGAAGTTATAAAGCGGAGTGCTCAGGTAGCGTTCGCCGTTACTTGGAATAATGGCAACAACACGTTTGCCTTTGCCCAGCTCTTTAGCGACCTTCAGCGCGGCGAATACGGCAGCACCCGAAGAGATACCTGTCAAAAGGCCTTCTTGTTTAGCGACGATACGCGCCTGCTCAAACGCTTCTTCATTCTCCACGTGAATGATTTCATCATAAATCTCACGGTTCAGAATTTCAGGGATGAAGTTGGCGCCAAGACCCTGAATTTTGTGAGGGCCTGGTTTGCCGCCTGCCAGGATTGGGGAAGCTGCAGGTTCAACCGCATAGATCTTGATGCCCGGGAAGTTCTGCTTCAGCACTTCGCCTGCGCCGGAAATCGTACCGCCTGTACCGATACCCGCTACAAATGCATCCAGCTTGCCGTCCAGGGAGTTGATGGCTTCCACGATTTCCGGACCTGTAGTTTCGCGGTGAATCTTCACATTGGCCTGGTTGCGGAATTGGTCAGCCAGAAAATAATCCGGATTCTCGGCCAAAATTTCCTCCGCTTTCTTAACAGCCCCGTTCATGCCTTCCGATCCCGGAGTCAGCACCAGCTCAGCACCGTAAGCGCGAAGCAGGTTGCGGCGTTCCATACTCATCGTCTCAGGCATGATAATGATCGCTTTGTAGCCCTTAGCGGCTGCTACAAGCGCAAGACCAATACCGGTGTTGCCGCTGGTGGCTTCCACAATCGTGCCGCCTGGCTTCAATTTGCCGGATTTCTCGGCTTCTTCCACAATGCTGTACGCAATCCGGTCTTTAACACTCAAACCCGGATTCTGATATTCCAGTTTCACGTAGATTTCAGCACTGTCTTCAGGAACCACACGGTTCAAACGGACAAGCGGAGTATTACCGATAAGTTCGAGTACGTTATTTACAACTTTAGCCATAATGCATACCTCCTCAAATAGAATAAAGTGTATTTCAAATAGGACTTCACTTGTTGGAAAAGCGGCAGGATTGCCGGTAAAGATTTAGCTGGCGCAGTGGAGAATTTTTTTATTTCCGAGTTAATAAGTAGGTATTTGTTACTATTATCTTAACAATCTTCGTTACTTCTTGTCAATAACAACTGATTCCCGGTGTGAACGGCTGAATGCTGCTTCACCGCTCAAAGAAAAGGCCTCGCTTCGTTAACGAAGGAGGCACTTAGCTTTTTTTCAGAAATAGAATTCACTGCTCTTGCGTCCTTACGCTTTCGCCTGCTCGAGCAGTTGTCTCATTTCATCTCCGCTGAACTGGTAAGCTTCGCGGCAGAAGTCACAAACTACCTCTGTAGACTCATCTTCTTCAATCAGACGTTGCAGTTCTTCTTCGCCGAGGCTGATAAGCGTACGCTCCACACGCTCGCGTGAACAGCTGCATTTGAAAGTGATGTCCATTTCGCTCATGATCTGCACGTCGGGCAAGAGCCAGCGCAGCATTTCTTCGACGCTCATGCCTTGCTCCAGCAGCGAGGTTACCGGCGGCATTTGTGCAACCGCCTGCTCGATCGTAGAGATTTCGCTATCTTCCAGACCCGGCAGCAGCTGAAGGATAAAACCTCCCGCTACAATGACTGAGTTGTCGGTATCGACCAGAACCCCCAGTCCAACGGCGGAAGGCGTCTGCTCGGACAAAGCAAAATAATAAGTGAAATCTTCGCCCAGCTCGCCCGAAATAATCGGTACGCTGCCCCGGTAAGGCTCCTTCAGGCCAAGATCCTTGGTGACATGAACGAACCCGGTAGTGCCGACAGCACCTGCCACATCAAGTTTGCCCAGGCTGTTAGCCGGCAGATGGACGTGAGGCTCATACACATACCCGCGGACCTCACCTTTTGCATTGGCATCCACAACGATTTGACCAAGCGGGCCGTCGCCTTTAACCTGGATCGTCAGTCTTTCCTCGCCCTTCAACATAGCTCCCATCATGGCGCCTGCCGTTAACGTACGGCCCAGGGCGGCAGTTGCCGTAGGATAAGTATCATGACGGGAACGAAGCTCCTCCACCAAAGCTGTTGTCCGCACCGCGAAAGCACGTACTTTGCCATCCATTGCGATTCCCCGGATTAACCGGTCTTTTTCCTGTTCCATTTGTACATGCCTCCTCGTTTCCAAAATTTCTTTATTCTATTATGCCCTCAGGCATTCCGCTCATAAATCAGTCTAAGGCCTTCAAGAGTCAGCATCGGGTTCACCTCGCCGATCGAAGCCGTTTCGCTGGCAATCAATTCAGCAAGCCCTCCTGTAGCTACCACTTTCAGTTCGGCGTCCATTTCCTTGGCTATTCGGCCGATAATCCCATCCACCTGTCCAGCATAACCAAAAATAATGCCCGACTGCATCGCATGAACCGTATTGCGTCCAATCACTTTCTTCGGCTTCTCGAGTTCAATGCGCGGAAGCTTGGAAGCCCGGAGATACAACGCTTCTGTAGAAATGCCGATACCCGGAACAATAGATCCGCCCAGATAGTTATTACCGGCATCTATACAATCAAAGGTAGTGGCCGTGCCAAAATCCACAACCACAAGCGGGCCTCCGCCATAAAGCTCCACAGCGGCCACCGCATTGACGATCCGGTCGGCTCCTACCTCGCGCGGGTTCTCATAACGAAGATTAAGTCCTGTCTTGATGCCCGGGCCCACGACTAGCGGCTTTTTCTTCAAATAGGTTTCACACATCCGCTCCAGCACATGCATCAGCGGCGGCACCACCGATGAAATGATAACTCCTTCTATATCCCGTACATCAATTTTGGACATTTGAAACAAGTTGAAAATTAACACGCCGTACTCATCCGTGGTAGCCTGGCGGTTGGTACTGACCCTGAAATGATGCAGGAGCTCCTGCTGCTCGTATATGCCCAATACGATGTTGGTGTTGCCTACATCGACCACAACAATCATGGCTTACCTCTCTTTCTTCGCGTTCAAGTCGAGGCTGATATCCAGATTTTCAAACGAATACGTTAATCGTCCGACAGAAATAAGGTCCACACCGGTCTCCGCAATCGAGCGGATCGTCTGCAGATTCACATTGCCGGAAGCCTCCACGCTGACGTGGGGAGCGGCCGCTTTTATTCGCTTAACAGCTTCACGCATCAGCTCGTTTGGCATATTGTCCAGCATAATAATATCAGCTCCTGCAGCCAAAGCCTCTTCGACCTGCTGCAGGTTCTCGGTCTCTACTTCTATCGTCATCGTATGCGGAATCTGGGCCCGCGCCCGGCTCACCGCCTGGGCAATGCCCCCCGCACCTTTGATATGGTTATCTTTAATCATAACGGCATCATATAAACCGAAACGGTGGTTATGCCCGCCGCCGGTACGAACCGCATATTTCTCCAGCATCCGGTGTCCGGGCGTTGTTTTCCGTGTGTCCACCAAACGGGCCGGCAGGCCTTCCAAGGCATCGACGTAAGTTCTTGTACGCGTAGCAATGCCGGATAAGCGCTGCATGAGATTCAAAGCCAGACGTTCCCCGGTCAGGATACTGTGCGTGCTGCCCTCTACGATAGCCAGTATAGTTCCCTTCGAGACTTTGTCCCCATCCTGAACCTTCGGTGTAAAAATCAAACTCGGATCCACAATTTCAAAGACAAGTCCGGCGATTGGCATGCCGGCAATGATCCCCTCATC includes the following:
- the pabA gene encoding aminodeoxychorismate/anthranilate synthase component II — its product is MILVIDNYDSFTYNLVQYLGELGEEVVVKRNDEIDLAGIEKLSPDHILISPGPCTPNEAGISLALIERFKGEIPIFGVCLGHQAIGQAFGGNVIRAERLMHGKTSPIFHEGKSVFAGLPSPFTATRYHSLLVERSTLPDCLEITAETQEGEIMGLRHKEYDVEGVQFHPESIVTDHGYEILRNFLKRTKKEASA
- a CDS encoding anthranilate synthase component I family protein, with product MGTVLTTWDQWKSGYEEGWSLLPVAVKRPGGRLPQSWESLWESASPYSFVLESGKDGRYTVAGTHPVEVLRGKGDSAELFHVEKNEKQVLSGQPLQVLENWMRPYRAPALKGLPKFGGGFVGYLSYDVARSLEKLPQQAEDDLQLDDYIWMRMEEVWIYDHEAAEVYALIHVPVSGRGQLLQEDSTSVLLRLEQLYKQAINRAEAMLDDWEQLVSQAENSEVNRSRRQLAASPPEWDLSTPMAEEGWTTSFGQAEFEAAVHRIQAYIAAGDVFQVNLSMRRQRRLQASAEELYEWFRIVNPSPYMGLLRFPEFQLVSGSPELLVSLHDGQMGARPIAGTRRRGRDAEEDAAMAAELLGSEKERAEHIMLVDLERNDLGRVAAYGTVKVSELLKVEYYSHVMHLVSQVEGELGQGHSLFDLIAAAFPGGTITGAPKVRTMEIIEELEPVTRGPYTGSIGWIDYQGNMDLNIVIRTMIVQDGYGHIQTGAGVVIDSDPYREYRECENKARAARTAVRYSELSRVSAVTARD
- a CDS encoding type III pantothenate kinase translates to MIVVVDVGNTNIVLGIYEQQELLHHFRVSTNRQATTDEYGVLIFNLFQMSKIDVRDIEGVIISSVVPPLMHVLERMCETYLKKKPLVVGPGIKTGLNLRYENPREVGADRIVNAVAAVELYGGGPLVVVDFGTATTFDCIDAGNNYLGGSIVPGIGISTEALYLRASKLPRIELEKPKKVIGRNTVHAMQSGIIFGYAGQVDGIIGRIAKEMDAELKVVATGGLAELIASETASIGEVNPMLTLEGLRLIYERNA
- the hslO gene encoding Hsp33 family molecular chaperone HslO produces the protein MEQEKDRLIRGIAMDGKVRAFAVRTTALVEELRSRHDTYPTATAALGRTLTAGAMMGAMLKGEERLTIQVKGDGPLGQIVVDANAKGEVRGYVYEPHVHLPANSLGKLDVAGAVGTTGFVHVTKDLGLKEPYRGSVPIISGELGEDFTYYFALSEQTPSAVGLGVLVDTDNSVIVAGGFILQLLPGLEDSEISTIEQAVAQMPPVTSLLEQGMSVEEMLRWLLPDVQIMSEMDITFKCSCSRERVERTLISLGEEELQRLIEEDESTEVVCDFCREAYQFSGDEMRQLLEQAKA
- the nadC gene encoding carboxylating nicotinate-nucleotide diphosphorylase produces the protein MILNGYNEALVESIKGWLREDVGSGDISTQATIAPGEQSTGIIHAKDEGIIAGMPIAGLVFEIVDPSLIFTPKVQDGDKVSKGTILAIVEGSTHSILTGERLALNLMQRLSGIATRTRTYVDALEGLPARLVDTRKTTPGHRMLEKYAVRTGGGHNHRFGLYDAVMIKDNHIKGAGGIAQAVSRARAQIPHTMTIEVETENLQQVEEALAAGADIIMLDNMPNELMREAVKRIKAAAPHVSVEASGNVNLQTIRSIAETGVDLISVGRLTYSFENLDISLDLNAKKER
- the cysK gene encoding cysteine synthase A produces the protein MAKVVNNVLELIGNTPLVRLNRVVPEDSAEIYVKLEYQNPGLSVKDRIAYSIVEEAEKSGKLKPGGTIVEATSGNTGIGLALVAAAKGYKAIIIMPETMSMERRNLLRAYGAELVLTPGSEGMNGAVKKAEEILAENPDYFLADQFRNQANVKIHRETTGPEIVEAINSLDGKLDAFVAGIGTGGTISGAGEVLKQNFPGIKIYAVEPAASPILAGGKPGPHKIQGLGANFIPEILNREIYDEIIHVENEEAFEQARIVAKQEGLLTGISSGAAVFAALKVAKELGKGKRVVAIIPSNGERYLSTPLYNFEG